One window from the genome of Paenibacillus azoreducens encodes:
- a CDS encoding bile acid:sodium symporter family protein — MNAVAKVSRFVGGTFSLWVILFACLGFFLPEVFIHLKGYISLFLGIVMFGMGLTLSSADFREVFRRPAEVLIGVVGHYIIMPLLAYVLARVLNLPPDIAVGVILVGCCPSGTASNVMTLLSKGDVALGVSIASVSTLIAPLATPALISMLAGRWMPVDGGALIKDILMVVILPIILGVIVKTLFKKQAEASVQALPLVSTLAIVVIVAIVVGGSKSKIIESGLLIFAVVILHNVLGYLLGYLFAKLFRMNLSKRKAVLFETGMQNSGLGAALASAHFNPIAAVPSAIFSVWHNISGSLLATWFARRAEREAASDASRSA, encoded by the coding sequence ATGAACGCAGTTGCTAAGGTAAGCCGGTTTGTAGGCGGAACGTTTTCACTGTGGGTTATTTTATTCGCTTGTCTGGGCTTCTTTTTGCCCGAGGTCTTCATCCATTTAAAGGGGTACATTTCCCTTTTCCTGGGGATTGTTATGTTCGGAATGGGACTTACACTATCCTCGGCTGATTTTCGTGAAGTTTTTCGTCGACCCGCAGAGGTGCTGATTGGCGTAGTGGGCCATTATATCATCATGCCGCTACTTGCTTATGTGTTGGCACGTGTGCTGAATTTGCCTCCAGATATCGCCGTTGGCGTCATTCTTGTTGGATGCTGCCCGAGCGGTACCGCATCCAACGTCATGACCCTGCTGTCCAAAGGTGATGTCGCGTTAGGCGTTTCGATTGCTTCCGTCTCTACGTTGATTGCGCCGCTGGCTACTCCAGCCTTGATCAGTATGCTGGCGGGACGCTGGATGCCGGTTGACGGAGGGGCGTTAATCAAGGATATTTTGATGGTCGTTATTTTACCGATTATTCTCGGCGTGATCGTCAAAACCTTATTTAAAAAGCAAGCCGAAGCGAGCGTCCAGGCCCTTCCGCTTGTTTCAACGCTTGCGATTGTGGTCATCGTGGCGATTGTGGTAGGCGGCAGCAAATCCAAAATTATTGAAAGCGGCCTGCTGATCTTTGCGGTTGTCATTTTGCACAACGTGCTGGGTTACTTGCTGGGTTACTTGTTTGCCAAGCTGTTCCGGATGAATCTGAGCAAACGCAAAGCGGTCCTATTTGAAACCGGCATGCAAAATTCCGGGCTTGGGGCAGCACTGGCATCGGCGCATTTTAATCCAATCGCAGCGGTGCCAAGCGCGATCTTCAGCGTCTGGCATAATATTTCGGGTTCGCTGCTCGCTACGTGGTTCGCGCGAAGAGCCGAAAGAGAAGCGGCATCGGATGCCAGCCGGTCAGCATAA
- a CDS encoding DoxX family protein has product MIKHTWVQTLLRVVLGVIFMAHGISKFQMGLVNVEGWFSSIGVPGFMAYVAAIIELVGGAMLILGLFTRVVSALFVVLMLGAIVTVKLSVGLLGNNETAGYELDLALMMISVYLLAEGPGSLSVDRFIFKKRSVQ; this is encoded by the coding sequence ATGATTAAACATACATGGGTGCAGACTTTATTGCGCGTGGTTCTGGGCGTGATTTTCATGGCGCATGGAATCAGCAAATTCCAAATGGGTCTGGTCAATGTAGAAGGTTGGTTCAGCTCTATAGGAGTTCCTGGATTTATGGCTTATGTGGCGGCGATTATTGAATTGGTCGGCGGCGCTATGCTGATCCTTGGATTGTTCACCCGCGTAGTTTCGGCTTTGTTTGTCGTTTTGATGCTGGGCGCCATTGTTACCGTGAAATTGTCCGTGGGCCTTTTGGGCAATAACGAGACTGCTGGTTATGAGCTCGATCTGGCCTTGATGATGATTTCGGTGTACTTGCTTGCCGAGGGACCGGGATCGCTGTCGGTGGACCGGTTTATTTTCAAAAAACGTTCGGTTCAATAA
- a CDS encoding LLM class flavin-dependent oxidoreductase, which translates to MEIGISTFAETTPDVHTGEVVSHAQRLREIVEEIILADQVGLDVFGVGEHHRKDYAASSPALVLAAAAPQTKRIRLTSAVTVLSSADPVRVFQDFATLDGISGGRAEIMAGRGSFIESFPLFGYDLNDYDELFDEKLELLLKIRESEKVTWKGGHRPAIKNLGVYPRPVQEPLPVWIGSGGNQESVVRAGLLGLPLVLAIIGGRPTQFAPLVQLYKKAAAHAGHDISKLPVASHSHGFIAEETELAADKFFPSTQAAMNVIGRERGWGHYDRSTFDMARSFEGALYVGDPETVARKIIHLRKKVGINRFMLHVPVGSMPHQDVMRTIELLGTEVAPIVRAEIAKWEAAGEPEE; encoded by the coding sequence ATGGAAATCGGAATCAGTACGTTTGCAGAAACAACGCCGGATGTTCATACCGGTGAGGTCGTAAGTCACGCGCAGCGGCTGCGGGAAATCGTAGAGGAAATCATTTTGGCCGATCAAGTCGGTCTTGACGTGTTTGGGGTTGGCGAGCATCATCGGAAGGATTACGCGGCTTCATCACCGGCGCTTGTGCTTGCCGCGGCGGCGCCGCAGACGAAACGGATCCGGCTTACCAGTGCGGTCACGGTTCTTTCATCTGCGGACCCGGTACGCGTATTTCAGGATTTCGCCACATTGGATGGGATCTCGGGCGGCCGTGCGGAGATTATGGCGGGACGTGGATCTTTTATTGAATCCTTCCCGCTGTTTGGCTATGATTTGAACGATTATGACGAGCTGTTTGACGAGAAGCTGGAGCTTTTGCTCAAAATCAGAGAATCCGAAAAGGTGACCTGGAAAGGCGGGCATCGTCCCGCAATCAAAAATCTTGGCGTATATCCGCGTCCGGTTCAGGAGCCTCTTCCGGTGTGGATCGGCAGCGGCGGCAATCAGGAGTCCGTTGTTCGTGCAGGCCTGCTCGGGCTGCCGTTGGTTCTGGCGATTATCGGGGGAAGACCGACGCAGTTTGCGCCTCTTGTCCAGCTGTATAAAAAGGCGGCTGCCCATGCCGGCCACGACATTTCCAAGCTGCCCGTGGCATCTCATTCGCATGGTTTTATCGCGGAGGAGACGGAGCTTGCGGCAGACAAGTTTTTCCCTTCTACGCAGGCAGCCATGAATGTGATCGGACGGGAGCGGGGCTGGGGCCATTATGACCGTTCTACTTTCGATATGGCGCGAAGCTTCGAAGGCGCGCTGTATGTTGGGGACCCGGAGACGGTGGCCCGGAAAATCATCCATCTTCGCAAAAAGGTGGGCATTAACCGTTTTATGCTGCATGTCCCGGTTGGCAGCATGCCGCATCAGGATGTCATGAGAACCATTGAACTGCTCGGAACCGAAGTAGCGCCGATTGTCCGAGCGGAAATTGCCAAGTGGGAAGCTGCGGGAGAGCCTGAAGAGTAA
- a CDS encoding stalk domain-containing protein, which produces MTKSKAALLMVLMGSLLYSVPTHAETAGQTQGAQGTANPVSIFLDDRQLLPEIQPLNVNGTLLVPMRGIFENQGAKLTWNHASKIVTATKGNTTLIYRIGEHTASINGQAMPVDVPGQIADGYTMVPLRFISESLGSTVKWEENTKTVRIASAVNYETSIRQDVNLRSTPDSAAGASLAMLQAGTKIHVIREVNALWLEVQTENRQTGYVSAKPKYTDYTSPSLTEKQGDALIAYGQKYLGTPYLFGASSDQTSTFDCSSFVKRVFQDTLSVDLPRVSYDQAKVGKEVSINDLRKGDLLFFTARKLDIGHVAIYAGNNQILHTYSKEQGVHFEPFEGQWRKRFVTARRVF; this is translated from the coding sequence ATGACAAAAAGTAAAGCCGCACTCCTTATGGTATTAATGGGCTCATTGCTCTATTCTGTTCCTACTCATGCAGAAACCGCAGGGCAGACTCAAGGCGCCCAAGGCACCGCCAATCCAGTATCCATTTTCCTGGATGACCGCCAGCTTCTGCCCGAAATACAGCCGCTTAACGTAAACGGCACGCTGCTCGTTCCGATGCGCGGCATTTTCGAAAACCAGGGCGCCAAGCTCACCTGGAATCATGCGAGCAAAATCGTTACTGCCACCAAAGGGAACACAACCTTAATCTACCGCATTGGCGAACATACCGCTTCTATCAATGGACAAGCCATGCCTGTCGATGTTCCCGGACAAATTGCAGACGGTTATACCATGGTCCCTTTGCGTTTCATTAGCGAGTCCTTGGGAAGCACAGTCAAGTGGGAAGAAAATACCAAAACCGTCCGCATTGCATCGGCAGTAAATTACGAAACGTCCATCCGGCAGGACGTTAACTTACGGAGCACGCCCGATTCCGCTGCAGGCGCTTCGCTGGCGATGCTTCAGGCCGGCACGAAAATCCATGTCATCCGGGAAGTAAATGCTTTATGGCTTGAAGTACAAACCGAAAACCGCCAAACCGGATACGTATCGGCCAAACCGAAATATACCGACTATACCAGCCCCTCTCTCACTGAGAAACAAGGGGATGCGCTGATTGCCTATGGTCAAAAGTATCTGGGAACACCGTACCTTTTTGGCGCTTCTTCGGATCAGACGAGTACCTTCGACTGCTCTTCTTTTGTGAAACGCGTGTTCCAGGATACGCTCTCGGTCGATCTTCCCCGCGTTTCGTATGATCAGGCCAAGGTCGGCAAGGAAGTCTCCATCAATGATTTGCGCAAAGGTGATTTGCTGTTTTTCACCGCGCGCAAACTGGATATCGGACATGTCGCCATTTATGCGGGGAACAACCAAATTTTGCATACATACTCCAAGGAGCAGGGCGTTCACTTCGAGCCTTTTGAAGGCCAGTGGAGAAAACGGTTTGTTACCGCACGCAGGGTGTTTTAA
- a CDS encoding DODA-type extradiol aromatic ring-opening family dioxygenase, with protein sequence MMPSYFFAHGAPSLVLEKHAYTDLLNNFANSIPKPKAIVLFSAHWEESVQTVSAVDEYSTIYDFGGFQDELYQMTYPAPGNRPLSEEIRSLFAKHGISSKLDEKRGLDHGAWAVLKLLYPDADIPVVALSVNRFLSNEQQYAIGKALSELKEKDVLIIGSGGTVHNLRSVNWRANGVDEWAGAFDNWLQQKLEAWDTASLFNYRELAPHAAMAVPTNEHFIPLLIAMGAGDAHKQAKLLHRSYQYGNLSLSCWQFD encoded by the coding sequence ATGATGCCATCTTATTTCTTTGCGCATGGCGCGCCGTCGCTGGTGCTTGAAAAACATGCTTACACGGATCTATTGAATAACTTTGCAAACAGCATCCCTAAGCCTAAAGCGATTGTATTGTTTTCCGCCCATTGGGAGGAATCCGTGCAGACGGTGAGCGCAGTGGATGAATATAGCACCATATACGATTTTGGCGGGTTTCAGGATGAGTTGTATCAAATGACTTACCCGGCTCCGGGGAATCGGCCTTTGAGTGAAGAGATCCGGTCGTTATTTGCCAAACACGGCATTTCAAGCAAACTTGATGAAAAAAGAGGGCTCGACCACGGTGCCTGGGCGGTGCTGAAGCTGCTTTATCCGGATGCCGACATTCCGGTCGTTGCGCTTTCGGTAAACCGGTTCCTCAGCAATGAGCAGCAGTATGCAATCGGAAAAGCATTGTCTGAGCTGAAAGAGAAGGATGTGCTTATTATTGGCAGCGGCGGTACCGTTCATAACCTGCGCAGCGTAAACTGGCGGGCAAACGGAGTTGATGAGTGGGCCGGAGCCTTCGACAACTGGCTGCAGCAAAAGCTGGAGGCTTGGGATACGGCTTCACTGTTTAACTATCGGGAGCTGGCTCCGCATGCCGCGATGGCGGTACCGACAAATGAGCATTTTATTCCGCTGCTGATCGCGATGGGCGCGGGGGATGCGCACAAGCAGGCTAAGCTGCTTCACCGCAGTTATCAGTATGGTAATTTGAGTTTGAGCTGCTGGCAGTTTGATTGA
- a CDS encoding DUF2752 domain-containing protein, translating to MMSIISYKKLNPKKRALLLRGALLAAAGLLYLKVWLPLTHIYIPCIFHELTEWYCPGCGITRAALSLLNLDVVQAFRYNALVFLLIPLYAIYWIAKKKQAKTLSNGMMVLMLILTLAFGLMRNMPMFDFLAPTELL from the coding sequence ATGATGTCAATAATCTCGTACAAGAAGCTTAATCCCAAAAAACGTGCCCTTCTGCTGCGAGGCGCTCTTCTTGCTGCCGCAGGGCTGCTCTATCTAAAAGTATGGTTACCGTTAACCCATATTTACATCCCGTGCATCTTTCACGAACTCACCGAATGGTACTGCCCGGGATGCGGAATTACGAGGGCCGCTTTATCTCTGCTGAATTTGGATGTTGTTCAGGCATTCCGGTATAACGCCTTGGTATTCCTTCTGATTCCCTTATACGCCATATATTGGATTGCCAAGAAGAAACAAGCTAAGACCTTAAGCAATGGAATGATGGTACTCATGCTAATCCTGACTCTTGCATTTGGATTGATGAGAAATATGCCAATGTTTGATTTTCTGGCTCCGACGGAATTGTTGTAA
- a CDS encoding ATP-binding cassette domain-containing protein, which produces MSSLAIEISSLHKGFGGQAVLNGIDLKVPEGKIVALLGPNGAGKTTLINILSTLVAPDGGSVKVAGYDVVRDKEKVKQSISLTGQFAAVDEALSSEENLRMMGRLCGLSRSAARLRTNELLEHFGLAEVARKRVKTFSGGLRRRLDLALSLVVRRPILFLDEPTTGLDTRSRRALWDIILDLSANGVTVLLTTQYLEEADQLADSIAVISGGRIVAHGTPAEMKSRVGGEVVELRNAHDDVIREIPTGGSIADVKDILDGLAHTAEEGMRISIRRPSLDDVFLAFTETEKGASL; this is translated from the coding sequence ATGAGCTCTTTGGCGATTGAGATTTCCAGTTTGCATAAAGGTTTTGGCGGGCAAGCGGTTCTGAATGGCATCGATTTAAAGGTTCCTGAGGGCAAAATCGTCGCGCTGCTCGGTCCAAATGGAGCAGGCAAAACAACCTTGATCAACATACTTTCGACGCTGGTGGCTCCGGACGGAGGATCTGTCAAGGTTGCGGGATACGATGTAGTCCGGGATAAAGAAAAGGTGAAGCAGTCGATTAGCCTGACAGGACAATTCGCGGCGGTGGATGAAGCTTTGTCGAGCGAGGAAAACCTGCGGATGATGGGCAGGCTTTGCGGACTTTCGCGCTCCGCGGCGCGGCTTCGGACCAACGAGCTGCTTGAACATTTTGGCCTGGCCGAGGTTGCGCGTAAGCGGGTAAAAACTTTTTCGGGCGGGCTGCGGCGCCGCTTGGACCTGGCGCTCAGTCTGGTAGTCAGACGCCCGATTTTATTTCTGGATGAGCCGACGACAGGGCTTGACACCCGCAGCAGGCGCGCATTATGGGATATCATTCTCGATTTGTCCGCAAACGGGGTTACGGTGCTTTTGACGACGCAGTATTTGGAAGAAGCCGATCAGCTGGCAGACTCCATTGCCGTCATTTCAGGCGGACGTATTGTCGCCCATGGAACCCCGGCAGAGATGAAGTCCCGGGTCGGGGGCGAAGTGGTTGAACTCCGCAATGCCCATGATGATGTCATCCGTGAAATCCCGACAGGCGGCAGTATTGCGGATGTGAAGGATATTTTGGATGGGCTGGCGCATACAGCCGAGGAAGGAATGCGGATCAGCATCCGCAGACCGAGTCTGGACGATGTGTTCCTGGCTTTCACCGAAACGGAAAAGGGGGCTTCCTTATGA
- a CDS encoding ring-cleaving dioxygenase yields the protein MNGLKGVHHVTAITSSAEKNYQFFTYVLGMRLVKKTVNQDDIQTYHLFFADDKGSAGTDMTFFDFPGIPKGVHGTNEISKTSFRVPNDAALNYWEQRFDRLNVKHFGIQEMFGKKTLSFTDFDDQQYQLISDEHNEGVPSGTPWQKGPIPLEYAITGLGPVFVRIADFDYFKEMLEKVLEFKEIGQEGSYHLFEVGEGGNGAQIIVEYNAVLPPARQGFGTVHHAAFRVEDRTVLEQWIKRLERFGFSTSGYVNRHFFESLYARVAPQILFELATDGPGFMGDEPYETLGEKLSLPPFLEPKREQIEKLVRPIDTVRSTIEFTKE from the coding sequence ATGAACGGATTAAAGGGAGTACATCACGTAACGGCAATAACAAGCAGCGCGGAAAAGAACTATCAATTTTTCACTTATGTGCTTGGCATGCGTTTGGTGAAAAAAACGGTAAACCAAGATGATATTCAAACATACCATTTGTTTTTTGCAGACGATAAGGGCAGTGCGGGCACGGACATGACGTTTTTCGATTTTCCCGGCATTCCGAAAGGGGTTCACGGCACGAATGAAATTTCCAAAACCTCCTTCCGGGTGCCGAACGATGCGGCGCTGAATTATTGGGAACAACGGTTCGACCGCTTGAACGTCAAGCATTTCGGCATCCAAGAGATGTTCGGGAAAAAGACGCTTTCCTTCACGGATTTTGATGATCAACAATATCAGCTGATTTCCGACGAGCATAACGAAGGTGTTCCATCCGGCACGCCATGGCAAAAAGGACCGATTCCGCTGGAATATGCGATCACCGGTTTGGGACCTGTTTTTGTACGGATCGCTGACTTTGATTACTTCAAAGAAATGCTGGAGAAGGTGCTGGAATTCAAGGAGATTGGCCAAGAGGGCTCGTACCATCTGTTCGAGGTTGGCGAAGGCGGCAACGGGGCGCAGATTATCGTGGAATACAACGCTGTACTGCCTCCGGCTCGGCAAGGATTCGGCACCGTGCACCATGCCGCATTCCGTGTAGAGGACCGCACCGTGCTGGAACAGTGGATTAAACGACTGGAGCGGTTCGGATTTTCTACCTCCGGTTATGTCAACCGCCATTTCTTCGAGTCGCTGTATGCGCGGGTGGCGCCGCAAATCCTGTTCGAGCTGGCTACGGACGGCCCAGGGTTTATGGGGGATGAGCCCTATGAAACGTTGGGCGAAAAATTATCGCTTCCTCCTTTCCTGGAGCCGAAGCGCGAACAGATTGAGAAGCTGGTTCGTCCGATCGACACCGTTCGCAGTACGATTGAGTTTACCAAAGAATAA
- a CDS encoding IS110 family transposase — translation MEVLIERCCGLDVHKKSITACIITPQGKEIRTFATMTRNLIELVDWVKQHRCTHVAMESTGDYWKPIYNLLELEELKPMVVNAQHIKSVPGRKTDVKDAEWIAKLLRHGLVQGSYIPDRDQRELREVIRYRRSIIEERTREANRLQKVLEGGNIKLSSVASNVLGVSGRNMLEAIINGETDVSVLADFAQKKLKLKKEQLKLALEGRLGPHQLLMIEKQLAHIDYLNELITELDTEIDKRMDPFAEDLKLLDSIPGVGKRTAEQILAEIGTDMSRFPTPGHLCSWAGMTPGHDESAGKKRSAKTRKGNKKLRSALTEAARAVTRKKNSYLAAQYHRIAARRGKNRAAVAVGHTILTIVHILLTRKQEYVELGFDYFDKRKRDILINNSIKRLESLGLTVSIQEQTA, via the coding sequence ATGGAAGTGTTAATCGAACGTTGCTGCGGTCTGGATGTTCACAAGAAGAGCATCACCGCCTGCATTATCACCCCTCAAGGAAAGGAGATTCGAACATTTGCTACAATGACCCGAAACCTGATTGAATTGGTAGACTGGGTCAAACAACACCGTTGCACCCATGTCGCGATGGAAAGCACCGGAGACTACTGGAAACCGATATATAACCTGTTGGAATTGGAAGAACTCAAGCCCATGGTCGTGAATGCGCAACATATTAAATCTGTCCCTGGACGTAAAACGGATGTCAAGGATGCTGAATGGATTGCCAAGCTGCTGCGGCATGGTTTGGTGCAAGGAAGCTATATTCCGGACCGAGATCAAAGGGAACTGCGAGAGGTGATTCGTTACCGGCGAAGCATTATTGAAGAACGAACGCGTGAAGCGAATCGGCTTCAAAAGGTGCTCGAAGGCGGCAACATCAAGCTATCCTCAGTCGCTTCCAACGTACTCGGGGTTTCCGGACGAAACATGTTGGAAGCCATAATTAACGGTGAAACCGATGTTTCTGTCTTGGCCGATTTCGCCCAAAAGAAACTAAAGCTGAAGAAAGAACAGTTGAAACTGGCGCTGGAAGGGCGACTTGGCCCTCATCAACTGCTCATGATCGAGAAGCAGCTCGCTCATATCGATTATCTGAACGAATTGATCACCGAATTGGATACAGAAATCGATAAACGTATGGACCCTTTTGCTGAGGACCTGAAGTTATTGGATTCGATCCCCGGTGTCGGTAAACGAACTGCCGAACAAATCTTGGCAGAGATCGGTACGGACATGTCGCGGTTTCCAACCCCTGGCCATTTATGTTCCTGGGCAGGGATGACTCCAGGTCACGATGAAAGCGCGGGGAAGAAAAGGTCAGCCAAAACACGAAAAGGAAACAAAAAACTGCGAAGTGCCCTAACTGAGGCGGCGCGGGCGGTGACACGTAAAAAAAATTCGTACCTGGCAGCCCAGTATCATCGTATTGCTGCACGACGCGGAAAAAATAGAGCCGCAGTCGCCGTAGGACATACCATTCTAACGATCGTACATATCTTGTTAACGCGAAAACAAGAATATGTGGAGCTTGGCTTTGATTACTTTGATAAGCGAAAGCGTGACATCTTGATTAACAACTCGATTAAGAGACTAGAGTCCCTTGGACTTACAGTCAGCATTCAAGAACAAACGGCTTAA
- a CDS encoding ABC transporter permease produces MIHNTSAMKKPSQLVTSSVFIGRSLLHSLRNTEALMMAIMLPIMLMLLFTYVFGGALDPGGNYVNYVVPGIILLCAGFGSSSTAVDVSTDMTNGIIDRFQTLPIRSIHVITGHVVSSLIRNLVATVIVIGIALLVGFRTNAGLAAWTGAVGMIALFILAFTWLFAAIGLVAKTPAAASGYGFALLFLPYLSSAFVPTSTMPIWLQGVANHQPITPVIETIRALLTGSPVHTEIWWALGWCVLILAVSMVWSAWSFRRKAGRR; encoded by the coding sequence ATGATTCACAACACATCGGCAATGAAAAAGCCGTCCCAACTCGTGACAAGCAGCGTATTTATCGGACGCAGCCTGCTGCACAGCCTGCGCAACACCGAAGCGCTGATGATGGCAATCATGCTGCCCATTATGCTTATGCTGCTGTTTACCTATGTATTCGGGGGAGCTCTTGACCCTGGCGGGAATTATGTGAATTATGTCGTCCCGGGAATCATTTTGTTATGCGCGGGTTTCGGATCATCCAGTACGGCCGTGGATGTATCGACCGACATGACCAATGGCATCATCGACCGATTTCAGACACTGCCGATTCGCAGCATTCATGTCATTACGGGTCATGTGGTTTCAAGCCTCATCCGGAATTTGGTCGCAACCGTCATCGTCATCGGAATTGCGCTTCTTGTCGGATTCCGGACTAACGCTGGTTTGGCGGCATGGACCGGAGCGGTAGGCATGATCGCGTTATTCATTTTGGCCTTCACATGGCTTTTCGCCGCGATTGGCCTTGTTGCCAAGACACCGGCCGCCGCAAGCGGCTATGGCTTTGCCCTGCTCTTCCTTCCGTATCTGTCCAGCGCGTTTGTTCCAACGAGCACGATGCCGATTTGGCTGCAGGGTGTGGCAAACCATCAGCCGATCACGCCTGTCATCGAAACGATCCGCGCATTGTTAACCGGCAGTCCAGTTCATACCGAGATTTGGTGGGCGCTTGGCTGGTGCGTGCTGATTCTGGCCGTGTCTATGGTCTGGTCCGCCTGGTCGTTCCGCCGAAAGGCCGGACGGCGGTAG
- a CDS encoding helix-turn-helix domain-containing protein gives MDIGSNIRAIRKRKNITIAQICEETGLSQGFLSQVETNKTSPSIATLESIAQALKVPLAYLLLKKEERMQIVRKDERKVTVFNGSEKLKVAHLSSTKNVKMMMVEMPPGASTGETPHAHEGEEVHMLIQGKVFVQQGEETAEINAGDSFSWNACTPHSVKNIGDETAIVVIAVYTETDQGRNLL, from the coding sequence ATGGACATCGGCTCCAACATCCGTGCGATCCGGAAACGGAAAAATATTACGATTGCCCAAATTTGCGAGGAAACAGGCCTGTCCCAAGGTTTTCTGAGCCAAGTGGAGACGAATAAAACCTCGCCCTCGATTGCCACGTTGGAGAGTATTGCACAGGCGCTCAAGGTCCCTTTGGCCTATTTGCTGCTGAAAAAGGAAGAACGGATGCAAATTGTCCGGAAGGATGAACGGAAAGTCACCGTATTCAACGGTTCGGAGAAACTGAAGGTGGCGCATCTGAGCTCGACCAAAAACGTAAAAATGATGATGGTCGAAATGCCTCCCGGCGCCTCTACCGGCGAAACGCCCCATGCCCACGAAGGCGAAGAAGTGCATATGTTGATTCAGGGCAAAGTTTTTGTGCAGCAGGGGGAGGAAACGGCGGAAATCAATGCGGGAGATTCTTTTTCATGGAATGCCTGCACACCCCATTCGGTTAAAAATATCGGGGATGAAACAGCCATCGTTGTGATCGCGGTGTATACGGAAACGGATCAGGGACGAAACCTATTGTAA
- a CDS encoding TetR/AcrR family transcriptional regulator, with protein sequence MDNEKVGNLPLGVALSWGLVQPPKRGPKREMSIQKIVDAAIAIADEEGLSSVSMSRVASSLGFTTMSLYRYVPSKDDLLLLMMDAACDMDIPEEEEGLDWREKMRRYVRDTLAVMRKHPWYTDIPISGVPITPKNLEIVDIGLRCTRGLPLNDYEKMSIILLLSSYARSIGIVMKDMDQALKAGKSPGSFSGLDYSDALKKLVTPDRFPDLYPVVMSGAYTDEVQGANPIPDDFEFGLERVLDGIEYYLSVKKNMEPK encoded by the coding sequence ATGGATAATGAAAAAGTAGGCAACCTGCCTCTTGGGGTAGCGCTCAGCTGGGGGCTTGTCCAGCCGCCGAAGCGGGGACCCAAAAGAGAGATGAGTATCCAAAAGATTGTTGATGCCGCCATCGCAATTGCGGATGAGGAAGGTCTCTCCTCCGTGTCCATGAGCCGGGTCGCTTCGTCTCTCGGTTTTACGACCATGTCCCTGTACCGCTATGTTCCAAGCAAAGACGATTTACTGCTGCTGATGATGGATGCGGCCTGCGATATGGACATTCCTGAGGAAGAAGAGGGTCTGGATTGGCGGGAAAAGATGCGCAGGTATGTAAGAGACACTCTCGCCGTCATGCGGAAACATCCCTGGTATACCGATATTCCGATTTCCGGTGTGCCCATTACGCCCAAAAATCTGGAGATCGTAGATATCGGATTACGGTGCACCCGGGGTCTTCCGCTCAACGATTACGAGAAAATGTCGATCATCCTTCTTCTCAGCAGCTACGCCCGCTCTATTGGAATCGTTATGAAAGATATGGATCAGGCTCTTAAAGCCGGCAAAAGTCCGGGATCGTTTTCGGGTCTCGACTACAGCGACGCCTTGAAGAAGCTGGTGACGCCCGATCGTTTCCCGGATTTATATCCGGTCGTCATGTCCGGAGCCTATACGGATGAGGTTCAGGGAGCCAACCCGATCCCGGACGACTTCGAATTCGGGCTGGAACGGGTTCTGGATGGCATCGAATATTATCTTTCGGTTAAAAAGAACATGGAGCCCAAGTGA
- a CDS encoding DUF4234 domain-containing protein, producing the protein MIIQRNIVLSIILTLVTCGIYGIYWFIVLTNEVGVLSRDDSFTGGKHFLLCLITCGIWTFIWAYQVGQHVAHAQRIRGHIISDNSILYVILNFFGLTIVTYALVQNDVNNLVQEA; encoded by the coding sequence ATGATCATTCAACGTAACATCGTGCTGTCCATTATTTTAACTCTGGTCACTTGCGGTATCTACGGGATCTACTGGTTTATTGTTCTAACCAATGAAGTCGGCGTCCTGAGCAGAGACGACTCCTTTACCGGAGGCAAACATTTCCTGCTATGCTTAATTACTTGCGGTATCTGGACATTCATTTGGGCTTATCAAGTCGGCCAACATGTCGCCCACGCCCAAAGAATACGCGGCCACATCATATCCGACAACTCCATTCTTTATGTCATCCTCAACTTTTTCGGCTTAACCATCGTTACATACGCATTGGTTCAGAATGATGTCAATAATCTCGTACAAGAAGCTTAA